The following are encoded together in the Carassius auratus strain Wakin chromosome 34, ASM336829v1, whole genome shotgun sequence genome:
- the LOC113052962 gene encoding neurofilament medium polypeptide-like isoform X26 has protein sequence MSFMSPSRSFSSSSLSGSLGSRGGLFGSISPATIGNLANTLRPTVQINSSTFPPADDKETMKGLNDRLAGYLSKVRLLEDSNIELEKQIKEALMRKGAESDRDWSAYEKIINDLRNQLQEMTMDNARLFLQIDNARLAADDFKVKFESEQAMRQGVEQDLAGLRKMLDDTYMGRMQLEGQIESMREELVFLKKSHEEDVANLKSHISDSQVNVQMESKNNADLNETINNIRTQYERAAQKSREETEEWYKNKFDSITAEVTQNTEALQAGKTELNELRRTKQTLEIDLQALHNMIRSLEDSLRETEARYAHEVNGYNSGLVQLEGELGQVRAQVERQAAEYDALLNIKSKLEAEIATYHCLLEGVVDDEGDKNREEFSLEQALYAAPPPSVGLKKAIVITQEIVDRKGVSQSELEQNPTDHNNHVFGEEEELAEPLVLALELAMEKVKDEQEEFGEQLELAMEKAKDEQEEFGEQLELAMEKAKDEQEEFGEQLELAMEKVKDKQEEFGEQLELQLELAMEKAKDEQEEWGEQLELAMEKAKDEQEEFGEQLELAMEKVKDKQEEFGEQLELQLELAMEKAKDEQEEWGEQLELAMEKAKDEQEEFGEQLELAMEKVKDKQEEFGEQLELQLELAMEKAKDEQEEWGEQLELELELAMEKAKDEQEEFGEQLELAMEKAKDEQEEFGEQLELVMEKAKDEQEEFGEQLELVMEKAKDEQEEFGEQLELAMEKAKDEQEEFGEQLELAMEKAKDEQEEWGEQLELELELAMEKAKDEQEEFGEQLELAMEKAKDEQEEWGEQLELELELAMEKAKDEQEEFGEQLELAMEKAKDEQEDWGEQLELAMEKAKDEQEEFGEQLELAMEKAKDEQEEFGEQLELAMEKAKDEQEEWGEQLELELELAMEKAKDEQEEFGEQLELAMEKAKDEQEEFGEQLELAMEKAKDEQEDWGEQLELAMEKAKDEQEEWGEQLELAMEKAKDEQEDWGEQLELAMEKAKDEQEEWGEQLELELELAMEKAKDEQEEFGEQLELAMEKAKDEQEEFGEQLELAMEKAKDEQEEWGEQLELELELAMEKAKDEQEEFGEQLELAMEKAKDEQEDWGEQLELAMEKAKDEQEEWGEQLELELELAMEKAKDEQEEFGEQLELAMEKAKDEQEEFGEQLELAMEKWKDEQEEWGEQLELAMEKWKDEQEEWGEQLGLEMEKLIEEREELEEEEFMKTGVLPRSAHKIWPPQWPPLH, from the exons ATGTCATTCATGAGCCCTTCCAGGAGTTTCTCCAGCTCAAGTCTGTCTGGTAGCTTGGGGTCAAGGGGTGGTTTGTTCGGGTCCATTTCCCCAGCCACTATAGGGAATCTGGCAAACACACTGCGTCCCACTGTGCAGATCAACAGCAGCACTTTTCCCCCAGCTGATGATAAAGAGACCATGAAGGGTCTGAATGACCGTCTGGCGGGGTATCTGTCAAAAGTGCGACTCCTGGAGGACTCCAACATTGAACTGGAGAAGCAAATCAAAGAGGCTCTGATGAGGAAAGGAGCTGAGAGTGACAGAGACTGGAGCGCCTATGAGAAGATCATTAATGATCTGAGAAACCAG CTCCAGGAAATGACCATGGACAATGCCAGACTCTTCTTACAGATAGACAATGCGAGGCTGGCTGCTGACGATTTCAAAGTCAA GTTTGAGTCGGAGCAGGCCATGCGGCAAGGGGTGGAGCAGGATCTGGCAGGACTCCGTAAGATGCTGGACGACACTTACATGGGCCGCATGCAGCTGGAGGGCCAGATCGAGTCTATGAGAGAAGAGCTGGTGTTCCTGAAGAAGAGCCACGAGGAG GATGTTGCCAACCTGAAGAGTCATATCAGTGACTCTCAAGTCAATGTGCAAATGGAGTCTAAAAACAATGCAGACCTCAATGAGACCATTAATAACATCCGCACGCAGTACGAGCGAGCCGCGCAGAAGAGCCGCGAGGAAACTGAAGAGTGGTATAAAAACAAA TTTGACAGCATCACAGCTGAGGTGACTCAGAACACAGAAGCTCTGCAGGCAGGAAAGACCGAGCTGAACGAGCTGCGCAGGACGAAACAAACTCTAGAAATTGACCTGCAGGCTCTGCACAATATG ATTCGATCCCTCGAAGATTCGCTGCGTGAAACAGAGGCACGTTACGCTCATGAAGTCAATGGGTACAACTCTGGATTGGTGCAGCTGGAGGGAGAGCTGGGACAGGTGCGAGCGCAGGTGGAGCGTCAGGCGGCCGAGTATGATGCCCTGCTGAACATCAAGTCCAAACTGGAGGCAGAGATTGCCACCTATCATTGCCTCCTGGAGGGTGTTGTTGACGACGAGGGGGACAAAAATAG AGAGGAATTTTCTTTAGAGCAGGCGTTGTATGCAG CTCCTCCGCCTTCCGTCGGACTTAAGAAAGCCATCGTCATCACGCAAGAAATAGTGGACAGAAAAGGGGTCTCTCAGAGTGAACTTGAGCAAAATCCTACTGATCACAACAACCACGTTTTTGGGGAGGAAGAGGAGTTGGCAGAACCACTGGTGTTAGCTTTGGAGTTAGCAATGGAAAAGGTGAAAGACGAACAAGAGGAGTTTGGAGAACAACTGGAGTTAGCGATGGAAAAGGCAAAAGATGAGCAAGAGGAGTTTGGAGAACAACTGGAGTTAGCGATGGAAAAGGCAAAAGATGAGCAAGAGGAGTTTGGAGAACAACTGGAGTTAGCAATGGAAAAGGTGAAAGACAAGCAAGAGGAGTTTGGAGAACAACTGGAGTTACAGTTGGAGTTAGCGATGGAAAAGGCAAAAGATGAGCAAGAGGAGTGGGGAGAACAACTGGAGTTAGCGATGGAAAAGGCAAAAGACGAACAAGAGGAGTTTGGAGAACAACTGGAGTTAGCAATGGAAAAGGTGAAAGACAAGCAAGAGGAGTTTGGAGAACAACTGGAGTTACAGTTGGAGTTAGCGATGGAAAAGGCAAAAGATGAGCAAGAGGAGTGGGGAGAACAACTGGAGTTAGCGATGGAAAAGGCAAAAGATGAGCAAGAGGAGTTTGGAGAACAACTGGAGTTAGCAATGGAAAAGGTGAAAGACAAGCAAGAGGAGTTTGGAGAACAACTGGAGTTACAGTTGGAGTTAGCGATGGAAAAGGCAAAAGATGAGCAAGAGGAGTGGGGAGAACAACTGGAGTTAGAGTTGGAGTTAGCGATGGAAAAGGCAAAAGATGAGCAAGAGGAGTTTGGAGAACAACTGGAGTTAGCGATGGAAAAGGCAAAAGACGAGCAAGAAGAGTTTGGAGAACAACTGGAGTTAGTGATGGAAAAGGCAAAAGACGAGCAAGAGGAGTTTGGAGAACAACTGGAGTTAGTGATGGAAAAGGCAAAAGATGAGCAAGAGGAGTTTGGAGAACAACTGGAGTTAGCGATGGAAAAGGCAAAAGATGAGCAAGAGGAGTTTGGAGAACAACTGGAGTTAGCGATGGAAAAGGCAAAAGACGAGCAAGAGGAGTGGGGAGAACAACTGGAGTTAGAGTTGGAGTTAGCGATGGAAAAG GCAAAAGATGAGCAAGAGGAGTTTGGAGAACAACTGGAGTTAGCGATGGAAAAGGCAAAAGATGAGCAAGAGGAGTGGGGAGAACAACTGGAGTTAGAGTTGGAGTTAGCGATGGAAAAGGCAAAAGATGAGCAAGAGGAGTTTGGAGAACAACTGGAGTTAGCGATGGAAAAGGCAAAAGACGAGCAAGAGGATTGGGGAGAACAACTGGAGTTAGCGATGGAAAAGGCAAAAGACGAGCAAGAGGAGTTTGGAGAACAACTGGAGTTAGCAATGGAAAAGGCAAAAGACGAACAAGAGGAGTTTGGAGAACAACTGGAGTTAGCGATGGAAAAGGCAAAAGATGAGCAAGAGGAGTGGGGAGAACAACTGGAGTTAGAGTTGGAGTTAGCGATGGAAAAGGCAAAAGATGAGCAAGAGGAGTTTGGAGAACAACTGGAGTTAGCGATGGAAAAGGCAAAAGACGAGCAAGAGGAGTTTGGAGAACAACTGGAGTTAGCGATGGAAAAGGCAAAAGACGAGCAAGAGGATTGGGGAGAACAACTGGAGTTAGCGATGGAAAAGGCAAAAGACGAGCAAGAGGAGTGGGGAGAACAACTGGAGTTAGCGATGGAAAAGGCAAAAGACGAGCAAGAGGATTGGGGAGAACAACTGGAGTTAGCGATGGAAAAGGCAAAAGACGAGCAAGAGGAGTGGGGAGAACAACTGGAGTTAGAGTTGGAGTTAGCGATGGAAAAGGCAAAAGATGAGCAAGAGGAGTTTGGAGAACAACTGGAGTTAGCGATGGAAAAGGCAAAAGACGAACAAGAGGAGTTTGGAGAACAACTGGAGTTAGCGATGGAAAAGGCAAAAGATGAGCAAGAGGAGTGGGGAGAACAACTGGAGTTAGAGTTGGAGTTAGCGATGGAAAAGGCAAAAGATGAGCAAGAGGAGTTTGGAGAACAACTGGAGTTAGCGATGGAAAAGGCAAAAGACGAGCAAGAGGATTGGGGAGAACAACTGGAGTTAGCGATGGAAAAGGCAAAAGACGAGCAAGAGGAGTGGGGAGAACAACTGGAGTTAGAGTTGGAGTTAGCGATGGAAAAGGCAAAAGATGAGCAAGAGGAGTTTGGAGAACAACTGGAGTTAGCGATGGAAAAGGCAAAAGACGAGCAAGAGGAGTTTGGAGAACAACTGGAGTTAGCAATGGAAAAGTGGAAAGATGAGCAAGAGGAGTGGGGAGAACAACTGGAGTTAGCGATGGAAAAGTGGAAAGATGAGCAAGAGGAGTGGGGAGAACAACTGGGGCTAGAGATGGAAAAGCTTATAGAAGAGCGAGAGGAGTTAGAAGAAGAAGAGTTTATGAAGACAGGGGTGCTCCCTAGGAGTGCCCATAAAATCTGGCCACCCCAGTGGCCACCCCTACATTAA
- the LOC113052962 gene encoding neurofilament medium polypeptide-like isoform X4 produces the protein MSFMSPSRSFSSSSLSGSLGSRGGLFGSISPATIGNLANTLRPTVQINSSTFPPADDKETMKGLNDRLAGYLSKVRLLEDSNIELEKQIKEALMRKGAESDRDWSAYEKIINDLRNQLQEMTMDNARLFLQIDNARLAADDFKVKFESEQAMRQGVEQDLAGLRKMLDDTYMGRMQLEGQIESMREELVFLKKSHEEDVANLKSHISDSQVNVQMESKNNADLNETINNIRTQYERAAQKSREETEEWYKNKFDSITAEVTQNTEALQAGKTELNELRRTKQTLEIDLQALHNMIRSLEDSLRETEARYAHEVNGYNSGLVQLEGELGQVRAQVERQAAEYDALLNIKSKLEAEIATYHCLLEGVVDDEGDKNREEFSLEQALYAAPPPSVGLKKAIVITQEIVDRKGVSQSELEQNPTDHNNHVFGEEEELAEPLVLALELAMEKVKDEQEEFGEQLELAMEKAKDEQEEFGEQLELAMEKAKDEQEEFGEQLELAMEKVKDKQEEFGEQLELQLELAMEKAKDEQEEWGEQLELAMEKAKDEQEEFGEQLELAMEKVKDKQEEFGEQLELQLELAMEKAKDEQEEWGEQLELAMEKAKDEQEEFGEQLELAMEKVKDKQEEFGEQLELQLELAMEKAKDEQEEWGEQLELELELAMEKAKDEQEEFGEQLELAMEKAKDEQEEFGEQLELVMEKAKDEQEEFGEQLELVMEKAKDEQEEFGEQLELAMEKAKDEQEEFGEQLELAMEKAKDEQEEWGEQLELELELAMEKAKDEQEEFGEQLELAMEKAKDEQEEFGEQLELVMEKAKDEQEEFGEQLELVMEKAKDEQEEFGEQLELAMEKAKDEQEEWGEQLELELELAMEKAKDEQEEFGEQLELAMEKAKDEQEDWGEQLELAMEKAKDEQEEFGEQLELAMEKAKDEQEEFGEQLELAMEKAKDEQEEWGEQLELELELAMEKAKDEQEEFGEQLELAMEKAKDEQEEFGEQLELAMEKAKDEQEDWGEQLELAMEKAKDEQEEWGEQLELAMEKAKDEQEDWGEQLELAMEKAKDEQEEWGEQLELELELAMEKAKDEQEEFGEQLELAMEKAKDEQEEFGEQLELAMEKAKDEQEEWGEQLELELELAMEKAKDEQEEFGEQLELAMEKAKDEQEEWGEQLELELELAMEKAKDEQEEFGEQLELAMEKAKDEQEEFGEQLELAMEKWKDEQEEWGEQLELAMEKWKDEQEEWGEQLGLEMEKLIEEREELEEEEFMKTGVLPRSAHKIWPPQWPPLH, from the exons ATGTCATTCATGAGCCCTTCCAGGAGTTTCTCCAGCTCAAGTCTGTCTGGTAGCTTGGGGTCAAGGGGTGGTTTGTTCGGGTCCATTTCCCCAGCCACTATAGGGAATCTGGCAAACACACTGCGTCCCACTGTGCAGATCAACAGCAGCACTTTTCCCCCAGCTGATGATAAAGAGACCATGAAGGGTCTGAATGACCGTCTGGCGGGGTATCTGTCAAAAGTGCGACTCCTGGAGGACTCCAACATTGAACTGGAGAAGCAAATCAAAGAGGCTCTGATGAGGAAAGGAGCTGAGAGTGACAGAGACTGGAGCGCCTATGAGAAGATCATTAATGATCTGAGAAACCAG CTCCAGGAAATGACCATGGACAATGCCAGACTCTTCTTACAGATAGACAATGCGAGGCTGGCTGCTGACGATTTCAAAGTCAA GTTTGAGTCGGAGCAGGCCATGCGGCAAGGGGTGGAGCAGGATCTGGCAGGACTCCGTAAGATGCTGGACGACACTTACATGGGCCGCATGCAGCTGGAGGGCCAGATCGAGTCTATGAGAGAAGAGCTGGTGTTCCTGAAGAAGAGCCACGAGGAG GATGTTGCCAACCTGAAGAGTCATATCAGTGACTCTCAAGTCAATGTGCAAATGGAGTCTAAAAACAATGCAGACCTCAATGAGACCATTAATAACATCCGCACGCAGTACGAGCGAGCCGCGCAGAAGAGCCGCGAGGAAACTGAAGAGTGGTATAAAAACAAA TTTGACAGCATCACAGCTGAGGTGACTCAGAACACAGAAGCTCTGCAGGCAGGAAAGACCGAGCTGAACGAGCTGCGCAGGACGAAACAAACTCTAGAAATTGACCTGCAGGCTCTGCACAATATG ATTCGATCCCTCGAAGATTCGCTGCGTGAAACAGAGGCACGTTACGCTCATGAAGTCAATGGGTACAACTCTGGATTGGTGCAGCTGGAGGGAGAGCTGGGACAGGTGCGAGCGCAGGTGGAGCGTCAGGCGGCCGAGTATGATGCCCTGCTGAACATCAAGTCCAAACTGGAGGCAGAGATTGCCACCTATCATTGCCTCCTGGAGGGTGTTGTTGACGACGAGGGGGACAAAAATAG AGAGGAATTTTCTTTAGAGCAGGCGTTGTATGCAG CTCCTCCGCCTTCCGTCGGACTTAAGAAAGCCATCGTCATCACGCAAGAAATAGTGGACAGAAAAGGGGTCTCTCAGAGTGAACTTGAGCAAAATCCTACTGATCACAACAACCACGTTTTTGGGGAGGAAGAGGAGTTGGCAGAACCACTGGTGTTAGCTTTGGAGTTAGCAATGGAAAAGGTGAAAGACGAACAAGAGGAGTTTGGAGAACAACTGGAGTTAGCGATGGAAAAGGCAAAAGATGAGCAAGAGGAGTTTGGAGAACAACTGGAGTTAGCGATGGAAAAGGCAAAAGATGAGCAAGAGGAGTTTGGAGAACAACTGGAGTTAGCAATGGAAAAGGTGAAAGACAAGCAAGAGGAGTTTGGAGAACAACTGGAGTTACAGTTGGAGTTAGCGATGGAAAAGGCAAAAGATGAGCAAGAGGAGTGGGGAGAACAACTGGAGTTAGCGATGGAAAAGGCAAAAGACGAACAAGAGGAGTTTGGAGAACAACTGGAGTTAGCAATGGAAAAGGTGAAAGACAAGCAAGAGGAGTTTGGAGAACAACTGGAGTTACAGTTGGAGTTAGCGATGGAAAAGGCAAAAGATGAGCAAGAGGAGTGGGGAGAACAACTGGAGTTAGCGATGGAAAAGGCAAAAGATGAGCAAGAGGAGTTTGGAGAACAACTGGAGTTAGCAATGGAAAAGGTGAAAGACAAGCAAGAGGAGTTTGGAGAACAACTGGAGTTACAGTTGGAGTTAGCGATGGAAAAGGCAAAAGATGAGCAAGAGGAGTGGGGAGAACAACTGGAGTTAGAGTTGGAGTTAGCGATGGAAAAGGCAAAAGATGAGCAAGAGGAGTTTGGAGAACAACTGGAGTTAGCGATGGAAAAGGCAAAAGACGAGCAAGAAGAGTTTGGAGAACAACTGGAGTTAGTGATGGAAAAGGCAAAAGACGAGCAAGAGGAGTTTGGAGAACAACTGGAGTTAGTGATGGAAAAGGCAAAAGATGAGCAAGAGGAGTTTGGAGAACAACTGGAGTTAGCGATGGAAAAGGCAAAAGATGAGCAAGAGGAGTTTGGAGAACAACTGGAGTTAGCGATGGAAAAGGCAAAAGACGAGCAAGAGGAGTGGGGAGAACAACTGGAGTTAGAGTTGGAGTTAGCGATGGAAAAGGCAAAAGATGAGCAAGAGGAGTTTGGAGAACAACTGGAGTTAGCGATGGAAAAGGCAAAAGACGAGCAAGAAGAGTTTGGAGAACAACTGGAGTTAGTGATGGAAAAGGCAAAAGACGAGCAAGAGGAGTTTGGAGAACAACTGGAGTTAGTGATGGAAAAGGCAAAAGATGAGCAAGAGGAGTTTGGAGAACAACTGGAGTTAGCGATGGAAAAGGCAAAAGATGAGCAAGAGGAGTGGGGAGAACAACTGGAGTTAGAGTTGGAGTTAGCGATGGAAAAGGCAAAAGATGAGCAAGAGGAGTTTGGAGAACAACTGGAGTTAGCGATGGAAAAGGCAAAAGACGAGCAAGAGGATTGGGGAGAACAACTGGAGTTAGCGATGGAAAAGGCAAAAGACGAGCAAGAGGAGTTTGGAGAACAACTGGAGTTAGCAATGGAAAAGGCAAAAGACGAACAAGAGGAGTTTGGAGAACAACTGGAGTTAGCGATGGAAAAGGCAAAAGATGAGCAAGAGGAGTGGGGAGAACAACTGGAGTTAGAGTTGGAGTTAGCGATGGAAAAGGCAAAAGATGAGCAAGAGGAGTTTGGAGAACAACTGGAGTTAGCGATGGAAAAGGCAAAAGACGAGCAAGAGGAGTTTGGAGAACAACTGGAGTTAGCGATGGAAAAGGCAAAAGACGAGCAAGAGGATTGGGGAGAACAACTGGAGTTAGCGATGGAAAAGGCAAAAGACGAGCAAGAGGAGTGGGGAGAACAACTGGAGTTAGCGATGGAAAAGGCAAAAGACGAGCAAGAGGATTGGGGAGAACAACTGGAGTTAGCGATGGAAAAGGCAAAAGACGAGCAAGAGGAGTGGGGAGAACAACTGGAGTTAGAGTTGGAGTTAGCGATGGAAAAGGCAAAAGATGAGCAAGAGGAGTTTGGAGAACAACTGGAGTTAGCGATGGAAAAGGCAAAAGACGAACAAGAGGAGTTTGGAGAACAACTGGAGTTAGCGATGGAAAAGGCAAAAGATGAGCAAGAGGAGTGGGGAGAACAACTGGAGTTAGAGTTGGAGTTAGCGATGGAAAAGGCAAAAGATGAGCAAGAGGAGTTTGGAGAACAACTGGAGTTAGCGATGGAAAAGGCAAAAGACGAGCAAGAG GAGTGGGGAGAACAACTGGAGTTAGAGTTGGAGTTAGCGATGGAAAAGGCAAAAGATGAGCAAGAGGAGTTTGGAGAACAACTGGAGTTAGCGATGGAAAAGGCAAAAGACGAGCAAGAGGAGTTTGGAGAACAACTGGAGTTAGCAATGGAAAAGTGGAAAGATGAGCAAGAGGAGTGGGGAGAACAACTGGAGTTAGCGATGGAAAAGTGGAAAGATGAGCAAGAGGAGTGGGGAGAACAACTGGGGCTAGAGATGGAAAAGCTTATAGAAGAGCGAGAGGAGTTAGAAGAAGAAGAGTTTATGAAGACAGGGGTGCTCCCTAGGAGTGCCCATAAAATCTGGCCACCCCAGTGGCCACCCCTACATTAA